The Peptoanaerobacter stomatis genome includes the window TGTACTATATTATAGATTTGCAATATTTTCATATCCGTTTTCTTCTATCTTGTCAATCAATGTTGCATCAGAAGTCCTTATAAGCTCGCCGTCTTTAAGTACATGAACATAGTCGGCTTTAACATTTTTTAATATTTCCTTGTGGTGAGTTATTATTATGATGGCTTTAGTTTCATCAAAAAAATCCTTTATAGCCTCAGACACAATTTTTACAGCATCAACGTCCAAACCTGAATCCGTTTCATCCAAAAGAGCAAGTTTAGGATTTAATATAGACATTTGCAACATCTCATTTTTTTTCTTCTCTCCGCCGGAAAAACCTACATTCACATATCTTTGAGCATAAGAGTTGTCCATTTTTAATGAATCCATTTTTTTAACAAGCTCTTTATGAAATTTAAGCGAACTTCCATAATCTTTTCCTTGAGAATTCAGAGCCTCTTTCAAAAACTCCTCAACATCCACACCTTGTATTTCTTCAGGATTTTGGAAAGACATAAATATTCCTTTTTTTGCACGCTCATCAGTTCTGCTGTCAGTTATATCTTCTCCATCAAAAATTATCTGTCCTTCAGTTACCGTATATTTAGGATGTTCCATTATAACGTTCATAAGTGTTGATTTACCGGCACCGTTAGGTCCCATAAGCACATGTATCTCTCCTGCATTCACAGTCAGATTTATATTTTTTAAAATATTCTTATCTTCCACACTTGCAGATAAATTTTTTATTTCTAAAAGCTTTCCCATTGTCCAC containing:
- the sufC gene encoding Fe-S cluster assembly ATPase SufC produces the protein MGKLLEIKNLSASVEDKNILKNINLTVNAGEIHVLMGPNGAGKSTLMNVIMEHPKYTVTEGQIIFDGEDITDSRTDERAKKGIFMSFQNPEEIQGVDVEEFLKEALNSQGKDYGSSLKFHKELVKKMDSLKMDNSYAQRYVNVGFSGGEKKKNEMLQMSILNPKLALLDETDSGLDVDAVKIVSEAIKDFFDETKAIIIITHHKEILKNVKADYVHVLKDGELIRTSDATLIDKIEENGYENIANL